One genomic window of Pagrus major chromosome 22, Pma_NU_1.0 includes the following:
- the sox7 gene encoding transcription factor SOX-7, whose protein sequence is MAALISAYSSWPESFECPPGDGDVADGHGPHRTAVDKAPEPRIRRPMNAFMVWAKDERKRLAVQNPDLHNAELSKMLGKSWKALTPPQKRPFVEEAERLRVQHMQDYPNYKYRPRRKKQLKRICKRVDPGFLLSGLAPDQNALPDQRALCHPLDKDEGSPNGVGSRFSSPSPALPSVRTFRDPAGSNSSFDTYPYGLPTPPEMSPLDAMDHEHVPPSYYSTSGSSSVSCSSSVSCPDEHHQNQTHMGSPPPYHTDYAQTQIHCGGAHIGHIPHMSQSGPGGLIPGPQLSYYSTSSFPQMHHGLHQGHLGQLSPPPETHGHLETLDQLSQAELLGEVDRNEFDQYLNSTGAGFHPEQGGSMTVTGHIQVASATTASATTCPSSTTETSLISVLADATAAYYNNYGIS, encoded by the exons ATGGCAGCCCTCATCAGCGCGTACTCGTCGTGGCCGGAGTCCTTCGAGTGTCCTCCAGGAGACGGGGACGTGGCCGACGGACACGGCCCGCACAGGACGGCCGTGGACAAGGCGCCGGAGCCGCGGATCCGACGGCCCATGAATGCGTTCATGGTATGGGCCAAAGACGAGCGCAAACGGCTGGCGGTCCAGAACCCAGACCTGCACAACGCCGAGCTCAGCAAGATGCTGG GTAAGTCCTGGAAGGCCCTGACTCCCCCTCAGAAGAGGCCCTTCGTGGAGGAAGCGGAGAGGCTTCGGGTGCAGCACATGCAGGACTACCCCAACTACAAGTATCGGCCTCGCCGGAAGAAGCAGCTGAAACGCATCTGCAAGCGAGTGGACCCCGGCTTCCTCCTGAGCGGCCTGGCCCCTGACCAGAATGCCCTGCCCGACCAGCGCGCCCTCTGTCACCCCCTCGACAAAGACGAGGGCAGCCCCAATGGTGTCGGCAGCAGGTTTTCCAGCCCCAGTCCTGCACTGCCCAGCGTCAGAACCTTCAGAGACCCGGCCGGTTCCAACAGCAGCTTTGACACCTACCCCTACGGCCTGCCCACCCCCCCTGAGATGTCCCCCTTAGACGCCATGGACCACGAGCATGTGCCTCCCTCTTATTATTCAACGTCTGGAAGCTCCTCcgtctcctgctcctcctcggTTTCCTGTCCCGACGAGCACCACCAGAACCAGACACACATGGGCAGCCCGCCTCCTTACCACACTGACTACGCTCAGACCCAAATCCACTGTGGGGGTGCACACATAGGTCACATCCCTCACATGTCCCAAAGTGGTCCTGGTGGGCTGATCCCTGGCCCTCAGCTGTCTTACTACAGTACCTCATCTTTCCCCCAGATGCACCACGGGCTCCATCAGGGCCACCTGGGTCAGCTGTCCCCCCCACCAGAGACGCATGGTCACCTGGAGACACTAGACCAGCTAAGCCAGGCTGAGCTTCTAGGCGAGGTGGACCGCAATGAGTTCGACCAGTACCTGAACTCCACTGGGGCTGGCTTCCATCCCGAGCAGGGTGGCAGCATGACTGTTACTGGACACATCCAGGTGGCGTCTGCCACCACCGCTTCTGCCACCACATGTCCCAGCAGCACCACAGAAACCAGCCTCATTTCGGTGCTCGCAGACGCAACGGCGGCCTACTACAACAACTACGGCATCTCATAA